One genomic region from Xenopus laevis strain J_2021 chromosome 2L, Xenopus_laevis_v10.1, whole genome shotgun sequence encodes:
- the cfap300.L gene encoding uncharacterized protein LOC495953 isoform X1 yields the protein MSAGSFPTEPATFTFSPILNKTFGFLTDRDTRELLMKWSMNGRITAQAFRYDECFQSYQKNDFVWAFFQDPDVLSHLKVVSENSGQWVRLGTKVKKVDVEEIPCSHLSMSIFDCLYSEGIVRESGHICKCLDEYIDDFTISDELRKVLLVDDCDKFDIFKQSDREQFLFLLFKHLCLGGAICQFEDMIGPYLETTKSIYKDLLSVQKDSETKQIRIISTVFKVLAYDENGMCYPSSRPHQQTFAYLIVDPLKRHVYVLYHCFGGGAF from the exons ATGTCTGCCGGAAGCTTCCCTACCGAACCGGCTACATTTACCTTTTCCCCCATCCTGAACAAAACATTCGGTTTTCTCACAGACCGTGACACTCGGGAGCTGCTGATGAAATG gtctatGAATGGCAGAATCACAGCCCAAGCCTTTCGCTATGATGAGTGTTTCCAGTCGTACCAAAAGAATGATTTTGTTTGG GCTTTTTTCCAAGATCCAGATGTACTTTCCCATTTGAAGGTAGTCTCTGAAAATTCTGGCCAATGGGTAAGACTAG GCACCAAAGTAAAGAAAGTTGATGTAGAAGAAATCCCCTGTTCTCATCTGTCAATGTCAATTTTTGACTGCCTGTACTCCGAAGGAATCGTAAGAGAAAGTGGGCACATTTGCAAGTGTCTTGATGAATACATAGATGACTTCACTATTTCAGATGAACTCCGCAAG GTCCTTCTAGTGGATGACTGTGATAAATTTGACATTTTCAAGCAATCAGACAGAGAACAGTTTCTCTTCCTTCTCTTTAAACATCTCTGTCTTGGGGGAGCAATCTGCCAGTTTGAAGATATGATTGGCCCTTATCTGGAAACGACAAAATCTATTTATAAAGACCTCTTAAG TGTTCAGAAAGATTCTGAAACAAAACAGATACGGATTATTTCAACAGTCTTTAAAGTATTGGCATAT GATGAGAATGGAATGTGCTATCCATCAAGCAGGCCACACCAGCAGACGTTTGCTTACCTCATTGTGGACCCACTGAAGCGTCATGTTTACGTGTTGTACCACTGCTTTGGCGGGGGAGCCTTTTGA
- the cfap300.L gene encoding uncharacterized protein LOC495953 isoform X2, which translates to MSAGSFPTEPATFTFSPILNKTFGFLTDRDTRELLMKWSMNGRITAQAFRYDECFQSYQKNDFVWAFFQDPDVLSHLKVVSENSGQWVRLGTKVKKVDVEEIPCSHLSMSIFDCLYSEGIVRESGHICKCLDEYIDDFTISDELRKVLLVDDCDKFDIFKQSDREQFLFLLFKHLCLGGAICQFEDMIGPYLETTKSIYKDLLSSNCDRQCKLFVKH; encoded by the exons ATGTCTGCCGGAAGCTTCCCTACCGAACCGGCTACATTTACCTTTTCCCCCATCCTGAACAAAACATTCGGTTTTCTCACAGACCGTGACACTCGGGAGCTGCTGATGAAATG gtctatGAATGGCAGAATCACAGCCCAAGCCTTTCGCTATGATGAGTGTTTCCAGTCGTACCAAAAGAATGATTTTGTTTGG GCTTTTTTCCAAGATCCAGATGTACTTTCCCATTTGAAGGTAGTCTCTGAAAATTCTGGCCAATGGGTAAGACTAG GCACCAAAGTAAAGAAAGTTGATGTAGAAGAAATCCCCTGTTCTCATCTGTCAATGTCAATTTTTGACTGCCTGTACTCCGAAGGAATCGTAAGAGAAAGTGGGCACATTTGCAAGTGTCTTGATGAATACATAGATGACTTCACTATTTCAGATGAACTCCGCAAG GTCCTTCTAGTGGATGACTGTGATAAATTTGACATTTTCAAGCAATCAGACAGAGAACAGTTTCTCTTCCTTCTCTTTAAACATCTCTGTCTTGGGGGAGCAATCTGCCAGTTTGAAGATATGATTGGCCCTTATCTGGAAACGACAAAATCTATTTATAAAGACCTCTTAAG CTCAAACTGTGACCGTCAATGCAAACTTTTTGTTAAACATTAA
- the cfap300.L gene encoding uncharacterized protein LOC495953 (The RefSeq protein has 1 substitution compared to this genomic sequence), with product MAFFQDPDVLSHLKVVSENSGQWVRLGTKVKKVDVEEIPCSHLSMSIFDCLYSEGIVRESGHICKCLDEYIDDFTISDELRKVLLVDDCDKFDIFKQSDREQFLFLLFKHLCLGGAICQFEDMIGPYLETTKSIYKDLLSVQKDSETKQIRIISTVFKVSAYDENGMCYPSSRPHQQTFAYLIVDPLKRHVYVLYHCFGGGAF from the exons ATG GCTTTTTTCCAAGATCCAGATGTACTTTCCCATTTGAAGGTAGTCTCTGAAAATTCTGGCCAATGGGTAAGACTAG GCACCAAAGTAAAGAAAGTTGATGTAGAAGAAATCCCCTGTTCTCATCTGTCAATGTCAATTTTTGACTGCCTGTACTCCGAAGGAATCGTAAGAGAAAGTGGGCACATTTGCAAGTGTCTTGATGAATACATAGATGACTTCACTATTTCAGATGAACTCCGCAAG GTCCTTCTAGTGGATGACTGTGATAAATTTGACATTTTCAAGCAATCAGACAGAGAACAGTTTCTCTTCCTTCTCTTTAAACATCTCTGTCTTGGGGGAGCAATCTGCCAGTTTGAAGATATGATTGGCCCTTATCTGGAAACGACAAAATCTATTTATAAAGACCTCTTAAG TGTTCAGAAAGATTCTGAAACAAAACAGATACGGATTATTTCAACAGTCTTTAAAGTATTGGCATAT GATGAGAATGGAATGTGCTATCCATCAAGCAGGCCACACCAGCAGACGTTTGCTTACCTCATTGTGGACCCACTGAAGCGTCATGTTTACGTGTTGTACCACTGCTTTGGCGGGGGAGCCTTTTGA